The proteins below come from a single Desulfitobacterium metallireducens DSM 15288 genomic window:
- the dndE gene encoding DNA sulfur modification protein DndE yields the protein MIVKQIKLSNQSKDKLSRLKGKTGIKNWNVLCRWALCFSLSEETIPTDLDFPADSNVEMSWHTFAGENHEIYNALILAWCIKDGLPTDEETLAKYFKLHLNRGIAYLSGTNVIKSIDDLVNLALKKSQEV from the coding sequence GTGATTGTTAAGCAAATTAAGTTGTCTAATCAATCTAAGGACAAACTATCCCGCCTCAAAGGAAAAACTGGCATAAAAAACTGGAATGTTCTTTGTCGCTGGGCATTGTGCTTTTCTCTAAGCGAAGAAACCATACCTACTGATCTTGATTTTCCGGCCGATAGTAATGTGGAAATGTCTTGGCATACATTTGCCGGAGAAAACCATGAGATATACAATGCATTGATCTTAGCCTGGTGTATCAAAGACGGTCTGCCCACTGACGAAGAAACATTAGCAAAGTACTTCAAATTGCATTTAAACCGCGGGATTGCATATTTGTCAGGTACCAATGTTATAAAATCTATTGATGACTTAGTAAACCTTGCTTTAAAGAAAAGCCAGGAGGTTTGA
- a CDS encoding HTH domain-containing protein — translation MENYTLKFPEQIIKECGRPMTTSEIWQYGVERGYEKTGGFVGKSPWVSIGRKLIIDIKDNPKSKFTVNEQVRPKEFSLKIIVASNLQPIKNKAKNELEKFDEKDFHRHITYFSYTYLSRVYTRTINHLSSGKKDRFREWIHPDLVGVSFPIGLWDKELIELSNEN, via the coding sequence ATGGAAAATTATACTCTCAAATTTCCTGAGCAAATTATTAAAGAATGTGGAAGACCAATGACAACCTCTGAAATTTGGCAGTATGGTGTCGAACGTGGTTATGAAAAGACTGGGGGCTTTGTTGGAAAGTCTCCTTGGGTAAGTATTGGAAGAAAGCTCATAATTGATATCAAAGATAATCCTAAAAGTAAATTTACGGTCAATGAGCAAGTTCGGCCCAAAGAGTTTTCACTTAAAATTATAGTTGCTTCAAATCTTCAACCAATAAAAAATAAGGCCAAAAATGAACTGGAAAAGTTCGACGAAAAAGACTTTCATAGACATATAACGTATTTTTCCTATACATACCTAAGTAGGGTTTATACTAGAACCATTAATCATCTGAGCTCTGGGAAAAAAGACCGTTTCAGAGAATGGATACATCCAGACCTTGTCGGCGTATCTTTTCCTATTGGATTATGGGACAAAGAATTAATTGAGTTATCAAATGAAAACTAA
- a CDS encoding DUF262 domain-containing protein encodes MPELELLGIIAPLRKLLSNTNETINVHVDGSMQDILSLRENREYIIPDFQREIRWEKENLSQLVDDIKSGPKYLGNIILTQKLNENKFLIIDGQQRITVLTLILSCLNYFHNGQIDTISPCKLSIESFLGFEAILEGNFPDKDSLAAEIVQSDKLHQIDKYYELWSQIKVLDCIANGHAAKDFIRNLGKSDVNIILNRSDDARDGIRYFIDVNLKGKQLDTEDIFKGYLFRNDHNEDIRNEWYKFKTNVCRIEATKKMDYPLLKLLEHYFYCDLYTNSKFRGLEFGEDFLLKNEFKTHEDFPVKFRGQTHLIEVINDNAYMLSSLQKLNNVIEIMLNVVENDSINATFTALFRCISPDRIDTNELKIIHNFMGKVLKDNKVLPKALVMKYILTVLHNHENKAKEEFRKIYGTYLLSVLFIIFENKKSKDVFIGVLKASNDNWYAEIITQIKSYFEPNKITDSKILAQYKLGTNEDVEDYKFRCKSLATIYNFFKIENEKVIISESLESVKRFLGDQFTTEHFIISDNQQRRMKVICGEHEHRYEHSKEFFSKYVNNLFNFIFISRELNESLSNYWLPQKMYLINNPDILECNYSKMVLGELLEISDSMQDDVAAGNFKDKLDLFFSRDFKEKYITYARNVLSKVIEKIKSE; translated from the coding sequence ATGCCAGAATTAGAATTACTTGGCATTATAGCTCCCTTAAGGAAGTTATTGTCGAATACGAATGAAACAATTAATGTTCATGTTGATGGATCTATGCAAGATATATTATCTTTACGGGAAAATCGTGAGTATATAATTCCCGATTTTCAGCGTGAAATTAGATGGGAAAAAGAGAACTTGTCACAGTTGGTTGACGATATAAAATCTGGACCCAAATATCTTGGTAACATTATTCTTACTCAAAAGTTAAATGAAAACAAGTTCCTAATCATAGACGGACAACAGCGAATAACAGTATTAACATTGATACTTTCTTGTTTGAATTATTTCCACAACGGACAAATAGATACAATTTCTCCCTGTAAACTGAGCATTGAGAGTTTTCTGGGGTTTGAGGCTATTCTAGAAGGAAACTTCCCTGACAAAGATAGCTTAGCTGCGGAAATAGTGCAGTCAGATAAATTACATCAAATTGATAAATACTACGAATTATGGAGTCAAATTAAAGTTTTAGATTGTATAGCTAATGGACATGCCGCAAAGGATTTTATACGCAATTTAGGAAAAAGTGACGTGAACATCATTCTAAACAGATCAGACGACGCGAGAGATGGCATTCGCTATTTCATTGATGTAAACTTAAAGGGCAAGCAATTAGATACTGAGGATATATTCAAAGGGTATCTTTTTCGAAATGATCACAATGAAGACATTAGAAATGAGTGGTATAAATTTAAAACTAATGTATGTCGGATTGAAGCCACGAAAAAAATGGACTACCCGTTGTTAAAATTATTAGAACACTATTTCTACTGTGATCTTTATACTAATTCAAAATTCAGAGGACTAGAATTCGGTGAAGATTTCTTATTAAAAAATGAATTTAAGACCCATGAAGATTTCCCTGTAAAGTTTAGAGGACAAACACATCTTATTGAAGTAATAAATGATAATGCCTATATGCTTAGTTCTTTACAAAAACTCAATAACGTCATTGAGATCATGTTGAATGTAGTTGAAAATGATTCAATTAACGCTACATTTACTGCTTTGTTCAGATGCATTTCACCGGACCGCATTGACACTAATGAGTTAAAAATCATACACAATTTTATGGGGAAAGTTCTTAAAGACAATAAAGTTCTTCCTAAAGCTTTAGTAATGAAGTATATCCTTACAGTTCTACATAATCATGAAAATAAAGCAAAAGAAGAATTCAGAAAAATATATGGCACGTATCTTCTGTCAGTATTATTTATAATTTTTGAGAACAAGAAAAGTAAAGATGTTTTTATAGGTGTTTTAAAAGCATCCAACGATAATTGGTATGCAGAAATCATTACCCAGATTAAATCTTATTTCGAACCCAATAAAATAACTGACAGTAAGATTTTGGCACAGTATAAACTCGGGACAAATGAAGATGTAGAAGATTACAAGTTTAGATGTAAATCGCTGGCCACTATTTATAATTTCTTCAAAATTGAAAATGAAAAAGTTATAATATCCGAAAGTTTAGAGAGTGTCAAACGTTTCCTTGGGGATCAATTTACAACTGAACATTTTATAATAAGTGATAATCAACAAAGAAGGATGAAGGTCATCTGTGGCGAGCATGAACATAGGTACGAACATTCAAAAGAGTTTTTCAGTAAATATGTAAATAATCTTTTCAATTTTATTTTTATAAGCAGAGAATTAAATGAATCTCTATCAAATTATTGGCTTCCTCAAAAAATGTATTTAATTAATAATCCGGATATCTTAGAATGCAATTATTCTAAAATGGTTTTAGGTGAACTATTGGAGATAAGCGATAGCATGCAAGACGATGTAGCTGCCGGTAATTTCAAGGATAAATTGGATCTGTTCTTTAGCAGAGATTTTAAAGAGAAATATATAACTTATGCTCGTAATGTGCTTAGTAAGGTCATAGAAAAAATTAAAAGTGAATAA
- a CDS encoding cysteine desulfurase family protein → MSLYLDYNASTPVDVRVLDTMTNAYKCFYGNPDSRTHDYGTNAHKQVEKAREQVASLLGIAKNEVIFTSGATESDNLAVLGLAEHGINTNKKHIITTAIEHKAILKPFKILKEQGFEVDFISPDESGRIDAQELLSKVRSDTLLVSVMHANNETGIIQPVQEIGQALCDTETYFHIDAAQSCGKLVDELKLLKYDLLSLTAHKMYGPQGIGALVLRTKKYKKPPIKPIMFGGDHESGLRPGTLPVALILGLGKACEIAEQEKAMNLEVYRTTKKQIMDAITSSGVEFEINGDPQHSMPNTLNISFLGVDSEALMLATKQYCSISNGSACTSHDYSHSHVLTAMGLSDECIESAIRISWGKGRFDISAFQKIMGTIKELV, encoded by the coding sequence ATGAGCCTATACCTTGACTATAATGCTTCAACTCCAGTAGATGTTCGTGTATTAGATACCATGACCAATGCCTATAAATGCTTCTATGGTAATCCAGATAGCCGCACCCATGATTACGGCACTAATGCCCACAAGCAAGTAGAAAAAGCTCGCGAACAAGTTGCTTCGCTTCTGGGAATTGCTAAGAATGAAGTGATATTCACAAGCGGAGCCACCGAAAGCGATAATCTTGCTGTTCTCGGTCTTGCTGAACATGGGATTAATACGAACAAAAAACATATTATTACCACAGCTATTGAGCACAAAGCCATTTTAAAACCGTTCAAGATTCTTAAAGAGCAAGGATTTGAAGTAGATTTTATCTCACCGGACGAAAGTGGAAGGATAGATGCCCAAGAGCTTTTGAGTAAAGTCCGATCCGATACTTTGCTTGTAAGTGTGATGCATGCCAATAATGAAACTGGAATTATCCAGCCGGTTCAGGAGATTGGGCAAGCACTTTGTGATACAGAAACCTATTTTCACATCGATGCTGCTCAAAGTTGTGGGAAATTAGTAGATGAGCTCAAGCTTCTAAAATATGACCTACTTTCCCTAACCGCTCATAAAATGTACGGACCACAGGGTATTGGAGCTTTGGTCTTGCGCACAAAAAAGTACAAAAAACCCCCAATTAAGCCAATCATGTTTGGTGGAGACCACGAAAGTGGCCTCCGGCCAGGAACGCTGCCTGTAGCCCTGATCTTAGGGCTAGGTAAAGCATGTGAAATTGCCGAACAGGAAAAGGCTATGAATTTGGAAGTCTATCGTACAACTAAAAAGCAGATTATGGATGCCATAACTTCCTCGGGTGTGGAATTTGAGATCAATGGAGATCCTCAACATAGTATGCCTAATACACTAAACATCAGTTTCCTCGGCGTTGATTCAGAGGCCCTTATGCTTGCTACAAAACAATATTGCAGTATATCGAACGGCTCTGCCTGCACTTCTCACGACTATAGTCATAGCCACGTTCTCACCGCCATGGGACTCTCAGACGAGTGTATTGAAAGCGCAATACGAATTAGTTGGGGTAAAGGCAGATTTGACATATCCGCATTTCAAAAAATTATGGGTACAATAAAGGAACTCGTTTAA
- the dptH gene encoding DNA phosphorothioation-dependent restriction protein DptH produces the protein MLSPFYNFLATRVLRFLQTTEIKPGDKFHIQFEKKEQVTSLYNALATTPSVQAFIYKTKSNENYQTFCIKTNQVTVIIAATNEEITPDFLTHLRNKVGTSQEDFENTAIIFIHDTSLDSLIKGSVGFHQEGMPFHVKSITKDLKKQIKESKLSLGDREILYLNIKKKDLTDFEDSTSIFEYEEILSAIYSQHIDPLHYRDFGLFRDSQLPLENDQNQIRRRLEENFELYNKVDKVHKYGNPDQDLEKYFDEKGISKLKEQTWTGVEYKVVKFSADNRKAVKPIAYIESSIYETSQGVVYWERPDGTSTTKSRIRHIMVFNNKYAEEINLTFSFDGFLKAEFLKVEQHSNASGTISGKKIKLKIKPIKGQTDFSKVTYKDEYAKFEFRVCIVAVQKEIFDAIKGNYTIIRKPSLEVIAVNSEEDLVINPSGDNQIFEEIVVEGQIVELENLEEQLILKMNVAPNDEDISLTKFSLKVDNSLIPLGFREGVEKPKIITGANVRKLKFELKESFQLRGENKLIQGTTEYFTREEFRRDLEKERTIIESGAEFFKDSHSGLEPIILEIDPRIKLKYNALIKYYQINKLLPSLAYLDKELSQLCLEYVNTYYDLLCDLKNGSSLSQQEKNLIKIGTIENIDGDQEILFTPLHPINVAYHLLLNQKVQSERLTEDLMKRLNSLHLIPYIYHDDGSLYKPVEQSHSPEWAYYANNKMQRYKGSRDFVAKLVSEKIEEFVDHFSYLFELAKNAPIKINLINLGDCKEVLQGIFGYYRKKIYKSKRLEELLPIELRIYSKVNISNSFEEFSFYDDPHLIRETFGVNVELSDSDDFDEVDLLSIFREKVHFYTNNSEQSQFEYCHICFYEMDRFIEVTNSKMADIATGISNDGLISGTPTVYVGNAYKTGFGTKYINTESNLLIDLAVQMNALARVARSLDLYNDEECIVTAIAEENKSFLDGVYDSSHWVTFIEPHVSLDFFKNELIGKDLLIIHYSDQYTSSSGYDAITVTRKSKQYQQIIEGFLLEKSISNSKQSLFDIINFFNAVNGDWLLRLISNMSQFPREKISILSAIKVSLAYLDHPEIIWVPISLEEILRVSGGAGLKQKDGLFSAKNLGEEGQFSDDLLLVGIEAVNETIKVHYYPIEVKIGDNPSGVIEKAIEQARKTRKLIQDHLTRDNENVDFTNTVYRNFIMQMVLLSAEKMQLYQVWPERNWNRLTDVLREKLLNDHYEISTTLDKYIGLGAVISFKKNVYFKRTFKQNDILILELTEQDGYNMLTQNIEDLKQKVAKGESDLDQDLLLSKNYIQPSSKFEYANQDQIKKLSSHPKIAEVKINNFETQGTIDQPMEILFGHLKDKKPVYWYPTSTNKVMHTNTGIIGTMGTGKTQFTKSLIMQLNGNSMTNVNKTPIGILIFDYKGDYVKEEFTKVTGAKVYKPYHLPYNPLALCMTDAMNPLLPLHTANSIKETISTAFGLGVKQETLLREVIMEAYEAKGIRKADPSTWNLPAPTLSNVYKVYANREDIKEDSLYAALTNLFEFEIFEPDSRNTKPLFDIIEGITVINLSGYDEGIQNLVVAITLDVFYNQMQIQGHSIINGNYREITRMILVDEADNFLTKDFKSLKKILKEGREFGVGTILSTQLLSHFSTAGNDYANYILTWIVHNTSDIYSKDVKYIFNTQSKNEEENILTKIKSLEKHYSILKQGGNSEPILMRDMAFWELVKEL, from the coding sequence ATGTTAAGTCCATTTTATAATTTTTTAGCGACAAGGGTTTTAAGATTCTTACAAACAACGGAAATAAAACCTGGAGATAAGTTTCATATTCAATTTGAAAAAAAAGAGCAAGTTACTAGTTTGTACAACGCATTAGCAACAACTCCAAGCGTACAAGCGTTTATATATAAAACGAAATCAAATGAAAACTATCAAACATTTTGCATTAAAACGAATCAAGTGACTGTCATTATAGCGGCTACAAATGAAGAAATTACTCCTGACTTTCTAACTCATTTGAGAAATAAAGTTGGAACCTCCCAAGAAGATTTTGAGAATACAGCCATCATCTTCATTCATGACACTAGTTTAGATAGCCTTATTAAAGGCTCCGTAGGATTTCACCAAGAGGGGATGCCTTTTCATGTAAAATCAATTACCAAAGATTTGAAAAAACAAATTAAGGAATCGAAGCTGTCTCTGGGCGATAGAGAAATACTATATTTAAACATAAAAAAGAAAGATCTAACAGACTTTGAAGATTCGACTTCAATTTTCGAGTATGAAGAAATATTAAGTGCTATTTATAGCCAGCACATCGATCCACTACATTACAGAGATTTTGGTCTTTTCCGCGATAGCCAGTTACCCTTAGAAAATGATCAGAATCAGATTCGACGTCGGTTAGAAGAAAACTTCGAGTTATACAATAAAGTTGATAAAGTGCATAAGTACGGTAACCCTGACCAGGATTTAGAAAAATACTTCGACGAAAAAGGAATTAGCAAGTTAAAAGAACAGACTTGGACAGGAGTAGAATATAAAGTAGTCAAGTTTTCGGCGGATAATCGAAAAGCTGTGAAACCCATTGCCTATATAGAAAGCTCGATCTATGAAACCTCTCAAGGGGTGGTGTATTGGGAAAGGCCTGACGGTACGAGCACTACAAAATCGAGAATTCGACATATCATGGTATTTAATAATAAGTACGCTGAAGAAATTAATCTAACTTTTAGCTTTGACGGTTTTCTGAAGGCAGAGTTCTTGAAGGTGGAACAACATTCTAATGCGTCAGGTACTATTTCTGGAAAGAAGATTAAGCTGAAAATTAAACCGATAAAAGGGCAAACTGATTTTAGTAAAGTTACATATAAAGATGAGTATGCGAAATTTGAATTCAGAGTGTGTATAGTAGCTGTGCAAAAGGAAATTTTTGACGCGATAAAAGGAAACTATACCATTATAAGAAAGCCTAGCTTAGAGGTCATTGCCGTTAACTCTGAAGAGGATCTCGTAATCAACCCTAGTGGCGATAACCAAATATTTGAAGAGATTGTGGTGGAAGGTCAAATAGTCGAACTTGAAAATCTAGAAGAGCAATTGATTCTAAAGATGAATGTTGCTCCTAATGATGAGGACATTTCATTAACGAAGTTTAGTTTGAAAGTGGATAATTCTCTTATTCCCTTGGGGTTTAGAGAAGGCGTTGAAAAACCTAAAATAATTACTGGAGCTAATGTTCGGAAATTGAAGTTTGAATTAAAAGAAAGTTTTCAGTTAAGGGGAGAAAATAAGCTGATTCAAGGAACTACTGAGTATTTCACTCGTGAAGAATTCAGGAGGGATTTGGAAAAAGAACGGACGATCATCGAGAGTGGTGCAGAATTTTTCAAGGATTCTCACTCAGGATTGGAGCCTATTATTCTAGAAATTGACCCAAGAATTAAGTTGAAGTACAACGCTTTGATCAAATACTATCAAATTAATAAACTTTTACCTAGCTTAGCCTACTTGGATAAGGAGTTAAGCCAACTTTGCTTGGAGTATGTTAATACCTATTACGACCTGCTTTGTGACTTGAAAAATGGCTCATCGTTATCTCAACAAGAGAAGAACTTGATTAAAATAGGTACAATTGAGAATATTGATGGAGACCAAGAAATTCTCTTCACGCCTCTTCACCCGATTAATGTCGCTTATCATCTTCTTTTAAACCAAAAGGTTCAAAGTGAAAGATTGACGGAAGACCTTATGAAACGTCTGAATTCCCTGCATCTTATACCTTATATTTATCATGATGACGGTAGTCTGTACAAACCCGTAGAGCAAAGCCATTCACCAGAGTGGGCATATTATGCCAATAACAAAATGCAGCGCTACAAAGGATCAAGGGATTTTGTAGCGAAGTTAGTGTCGGAAAAGATTGAAGAGTTTGTCGATCATTTTTCATATCTCTTTGAATTGGCTAAAAATGCTCCGATTAAAATTAACCTAATTAATCTAGGGGATTGTAAAGAGGTCTTGCAGGGGATATTCGGATATTATCGTAAAAAGATTTATAAATCAAAACGACTGGAGGAGTTATTGCCTATTGAATTACGGATCTACAGCAAGGTAAATATTAGCAATTCCTTCGAGGAATTCTCATTCTATGACGACCCCCATCTGATTAGGGAAACTTTCGGAGTAAATGTAGAGTTATCTGATTCTGATGACTTTGATGAGGTCGATCTACTTAGTATATTTCGTGAGAAGGTCCACTTTTACACAAATAATAGTGAGCAATCTCAATTTGAGTATTGCCATATTTGTTTTTATGAGATGGATCGGTTTATCGAAGTTACCAACAGTAAAATGGCGGATATTGCAACGGGTATTTCCAATGACGGATTGATCTCAGGGACGCCAACAGTGTACGTTGGTAATGCCTATAAAACAGGATTCGGGACTAAGTATATAAATACTGAAAGTAATTTGCTGATCGATCTTGCGGTTCAGATGAATGCGCTTGCGAGAGTGGCTAGATCCCTTGATCTCTATAATGATGAGGAGTGTATCGTTACAGCGATAGCTGAAGAGAATAAAAGTTTTTTAGATGGTGTTTATGATTCTTCGCATTGGGTAACGTTTATAGAGCCACATGTTAGTTTGGACTTCTTTAAGAATGAACTGATTGGAAAGGACTTGCTTATCATTCACTATAGTGATCAATATACATCATCGAGCGGTTATGACGCAATTACTGTGACGAGAAAATCAAAACAGTATCAACAGATTATTGAAGGTTTTCTACTAGAGAAATCAATAAGCAATTCAAAGCAATCTTTGTTTGATATTATTAATTTTTTCAATGCTGTCAATGGTGATTGGCTGCTACGGCTTATTTCCAATATGAGCCAATTCCCGAGAGAGAAAATTAGTATCTTGTCTGCAATAAAGGTTTCCCTTGCCTACTTAGATCACCCGGAGATTATTTGGGTACCAATCTCTTTGGAGGAAATTTTGAGGGTTTCCGGTGGAGCAGGTCTAAAACAAAAAGATGGGCTTTTCTCTGCGAAAAACTTAGGAGAGGAAGGTCAATTTAGCGATGATTTATTGCTGGTTGGCATAGAAGCAGTCAATGAAACGATTAAAGTCCACTACTATCCGATCGAAGTAAAAATTGGCGATAATCCTTCCGGAGTGATTGAGAAGGCTATTGAGCAAGCGAGAAAAACCAGAAAGTTGATACAAGATCATTTGACCAGGGATAATGAAAATGTAGACTTTACTAATACAGTCTATCGAAATTTTATTATGCAAATGGTTTTATTAAGTGCTGAAAAAATGCAATTATACCAGGTCTGGCCTGAACGAAATTGGAATAGGCTAACTGACGTTTTAAGAGAAAAACTTTTGAACGATCATTATGAAATTAGTACTACGCTCGATAAATATATTGGGCTAGGAGCTGTTATATCCTTTAAGAAGAATGTATATTTCAAAAGAACGTTCAAACAGAACGATATACTAATATTAGAACTAACAGAACAAGATGGGTATAATATGTTAACCCAAAATATTGAAGACCTCAAACAGAAGGTCGCCAAGGGTGAGAGCGATTTAGATCAAGATCTATTACTCTCGAAGAACTATATCCAACCTTCATCAAAATTTGAGTATGCTAACCAAGATCAAATAAAAAAGCTGAGCTCGCATCCTAAAATTGCAGAAGTTAAGATCAATAACTTTGAAACTCAAGGTACAATAGATCAGCCCATGGAAATACTATTTGGGCATTTAAAAGACAAAAAACCTGTGTATTGGTATCCAACATCGACGAATAAAGTGATGCACACCAACACGGGAATCATCGGGACAATGGGTACTGGAAAAACACAATTCACCAAAAGCTTAATTATGCAGCTCAATGGAAACTCAATGACAAATGTAAACAAAACCCCAATCGGCATCTTAATCTTTGATTATAAAGGAGATTATGTAAAAGAGGAATTTACAAAAGTAACGGGGGCTAAGGTATATAAACCTTATCATCTTCCATATAATCCATTGGCACTGTGTATGACGGATGCCATGAATCCGTTACTTCCACTTCATACTGCTAATAGCATTAAAGAGACGATTTCGACTGCTTTCGGCCTTGGTGTTAAACAGGAAACACTACTACGGGAAGTTATTATGGAAGCTTATGAGGCAAAGGGAATTCGCAAAGCGGATCCTAGCACATGGAATCTTCCGGCACCAACATTGAGCAATGTCTACAAGGTTTATGCGAATAGGGAGGATATTAAAGAAGATAGTCTTTATGCTGCACTCACTAATCTTTTTGAATTCGAAATATTTGAGCCTGACTCTAGAAATACCAAACCCCTCTTTGACATTATTGAAGGAATAACTGTAATAAATCTTTCTGGATATGATGAAGGTATTCAGAATTTAGTTGTTGCAATTACTCTGGATGTTTTTTATAACCAAATGCAAATACAAGGACATAGTATAATTAATGGTAACTATAGAGAAATCACACGGATGATCTTAGTCGATGAAGCTGATAATTTTTTAACCAAAGATTTTAAGTCTTTAAAGAAGATCCTTAAGGAAGGTCGCGAATTTGGGGTAGGTACAATTTTATCGACCCAATTATTAAGCCACTTTTCGACAGCCGGAAATGATTATGCAAATTATATCTTAACGTGGATCGTTCACAATACATCAGATATTTACTCTAAGGATGTGAAATATATCTTCAATACACAATCTAAGAATGAAGAAGAAAACATATTAACAAAGATAAAGAGTTTGGAGAAACATTATAGTATTCTTAAACAGGGGGGTAATTCTGAACCTATTTTGATGAGAGATATGGCATTTTGGGAACTAGTAAAAGAACTGTAG